The following are encoded together in the Gilvimarinus sp. DA14 genome:
- the rpsO gene encoding 30S ribosomal protein S15 — MALSAQEKAEIVKEYQQGEGDTGSAEVQVALLTHNINKLQNHFSGHKQDHHSRRGLIRMVNQRRKLLDYLKGKDTSRYAALIQKLGLRR, encoded by the coding sequence ATGGCACTGAGTGCACAAGAAAAAGCTGAAATCGTAAAAGAGTATCAACAAGGTGAAGGTGATACCGGTTCTGCAGAAGTTCAGGTTGCGCTGTTGACCCACAACATCAACAAGCTGCAAAACCACTTCTCTGGCCACAAGCAAGATCACCATTCACGTCGCGGCCTGATCCGCATGGTAAACCAGCGTCGCAAGCTGCTGGATTACCTGAAAGGTAAAGATACCAGCCGTTACGCCGCTCTGATTCAAAAACTGGGTCTGCGTCGTTAA
- the infB gene encoding translation initiation factor IF-2, translating to MAEVKVSELAKSVGTPVERLLKQMQEAGLKHTAEDALVSDDEKQQLLAYLKSSHGESASDSEPRKITLKRKTTTTLKAGGRKTVNVEVRKKRTYVKRKPLDEETPEPEETQLAAEAVPEPEVAVGPVPAPAPEPAPEPEPEPEPEVVEPVAQEPAEEPAAQEQPQPEPEVAARKSFVDDIEEKRQAAMERRKAEEAARDAELKALEEKKAADKAAAEKKAQAAASKPEAADPAAAAPGPAKPDTKHGRKKERREEFDDDDGSPRAKRAGKAGKKGMGPKKSSKADLYELAEEEDDSAFMQRRRAGRAAHKASNKHGFKKPTQKIVREVEIPETITVSDLAQRMTIKSGELIKQLMKLGVMANINQPLDQETAQLVVEEMGHNFKLVSEDDIETDLEAQVKVDGEEKPRAPVVTVMGHVDHGKTSLLDYIRKAKVAAGEAGGITQHIGAYRVKTSQGEIAFLDTPGHAAFTAMRARGAQCTDVVILVVAADDGVMPQTEEAINHAKAAGVPIVVAINKCDKEAADPDRVKNELAAKEVIPEDWGGDTQFIEVSAHTGDGIDELLEAVSLQAELLELKAVEDAPAQGVVVESRLDKGRGVVATLLVQQGTLNHGDLVLAGQSYGRVRAAMNELGQQVKTVGPSSPVEILGLDSAPSAGDEFVVLDDERKAREVAEFRAEKERKERMQRQQAAKLENMFAGMDGGEKKVLSVVVKADVRGSLEAILASLGDIGNDEVEVQVVSSGVGGITDNDVNLALTANAIVIGFNVRAPGSTRRLAEQESIEIRYYSIIYQLLDDVKSALSGMLDPERVEEIVGIADVREVFSSPKFGQVAGCMVTEGTVYRNKPIRVLRDNVVIFEGELESLRRFKDDVNEVRNGMECGIGVKNYDVKVGDQIEVFEVKEVAREL from the coding sequence ATGGCAGAAGTAAAAGTAAGCGAACTCGCCAAATCAGTGGGTACCCCCGTTGAGCGGCTGCTTAAACAAATGCAGGAAGCCGGGCTGAAGCATACCGCTGAGGATGCGTTGGTCTCTGACGACGAGAAACAACAGTTGTTGGCTTATCTGAAAAGCAGCCACGGTGAGTCGGCATCGGACTCCGAGCCGCGCAAAATTACTCTGAAGCGCAAAACTACTACCACACTAAAAGCGGGCGGTCGTAAAACCGTGAATGTGGAAGTGCGGAAAAAGCGCACTTACGTGAAGCGCAAACCTCTTGATGAAGAAACGCCTGAGCCAGAAGAAACACAGCTGGCGGCCGAGGCTGTGCCAGAGCCGGAAGTGGCGGTAGGGCCCGTACCGGCGCCCGCGCCTGAACCGGCTCCGGAGCCCGAACCTGAACCTGAGCCCGAGGTTGTTGAGCCGGTTGCACAAGAGCCGGCCGAAGAGCCCGCGGCGCAAGAGCAGCCTCAGCCCGAGCCCGAAGTGGCCGCGCGCAAATCCTTTGTCGATGACATTGAAGAGAAGCGCCAAGCTGCGATGGAGCGCCGCAAGGCAGAAGAAGCTGCGCGCGACGCAGAGCTGAAAGCGTTGGAAGAAAAGAAAGCCGCGGACAAAGCTGCGGCCGAGAAAAAAGCTCAGGCGGCTGCGTCCAAGCCTGAGGCAGCAGATCCTGCTGCCGCGGCGCCCGGCCCGGCCAAACCTGATACCAAGCACGGTCGCAAGAAAGAGCGTCGCGAAGAGTTTGATGACGACGATGGTAGCCCGCGCGCCAAGCGTGCTGGCAAAGCGGGCAAAAAAGGTATGGGGCCGAAAAAATCATCTAAGGCCGATTTGTACGAGCTGGCTGAAGAAGAGGACGATTCAGCATTTATGCAGCGTCGTCGTGCCGGCCGCGCCGCGCACAAAGCGTCTAACAAGCACGGCTTCAAGAAGCCGACGCAGAAAATTGTGCGCGAAGTAGAGATTCCTGAAACCATTACCGTTTCAGACCTTGCCCAGCGCATGACCATTAAATCCGGTGAGTTGATCAAGCAATTGATGAAGCTGGGTGTTATGGCGAATATCAACCAGCCGTTGGATCAGGAAACTGCCCAGCTGGTGGTAGAGGAAATGGGCCACAACTTTAAGCTGGTGAGTGAAGACGATATCGAAACAGATCTGGAAGCCCAGGTAAAAGTGGACGGTGAAGAAAAGCCGCGCGCACCTGTGGTAACCGTTATGGGTCATGTCGACCATGGTAAAACCTCTTTGCTGGATTACATTCGTAAAGCCAAGGTAGCCGCTGGTGAAGCCGGTGGCATTACCCAACACATTGGTGCCTACCGAGTGAAAACCAGCCAGGGCGAAATTGCCTTCTTGGATACTCCCGGCCACGCCGCGTTTACCGCTATGCGTGCACGCGGTGCCCAGTGTACCGATGTGGTGATTCTGGTGGTGGCGGCGGATGACGGTGTGATGCCGCAAACCGAAGAGGCCATTAACCACGCCAAAGCCGCCGGTGTGCCGATTGTTGTCGCTATTAACAAGTGTGACAAAGAGGCCGCTGATCCGGATCGCGTTAAAAACGAGCTGGCAGCAAAAGAAGTGATTCCCGAAGACTGGGGCGGTGATACTCAGTTTATCGAAGTTTCGGCCCACACGGGTGACGGCATCGACGAGCTGTTGGAAGCTGTGTCATTGCAAGCCGAACTGCTTGAGCTTAAAGCGGTAGAAGATGCGCCAGCTCAGGGCGTGGTGGTTGAATCTCGCCTGGACAAGGGCCGCGGTGTAGTTGCTACCTTGCTGGTGCAGCAGGGTACCTTGAATCACGGCGACTTAGTGCTGGCCGGGCAAAGCTATGGGCGTGTGCGCGCCGCGATGAACGAGCTGGGCCAACAGGTGAAAACTGTGGGGCCTTCGTCTCCGGTAGAGATTTTGGGTCTGGATTCAGCCCCGAGCGCCGGTGATGAATTTGTGGTGCTGGATGACGAGCGCAAGGCGCGCGAAGTGGCCGAGTTCCGCGCTGAAAAAGAGCGTAAGGAACGCATGCAGCGTCAGCAGGCAGCCAAGCTGGAAAACATGTTTGCCGGTATGGACGGCGGCGAGAAGAAAGTGTTGTCGGTGGTGGTTAAGGCCGACGTACGCGGCTCGCTGGAAGCAATTCTCGCCTCCCTCGGGGACATTGGTAACGACGAAGTGGAAGTTCAGGTTGTTTCTTCCGGTGTGGGCGGAATTACCGACAATGACGTTAACCTGGCATTAACCGCTAACGCCATTGTGATCGGTTTTAACGTTCGTGCCCCGGGCAGCACTCGTCGCTTGGCGGAGCAAGAGAGCATCGAGATCCGTTACTACAGCATTATCTATCAGCTGTTGGACGATGTGAAAAGCGCTCTGTCCGGCATGCTTGACCCTGAGCGTGTGGAAGAGATTGTCGGTATCGCCGATGTGCGTGAAGTCTTCAGCTCGCCCAAGTTTGGTCAGGTGGCAGGTTGCATGGTTACCGAAGGTACTGTTTACCGCAACAAGCCCATCCGCGTGTTGCGCGATAACGTGGTTATCTTTGAAGGCGAGCTGGAGTCTCTGCGTCGCTTCAAAGACGATGTCAACGAAGTGCGCAACGGCATGGAGTGTGGTATCGGTGTGAAAAACTACGACGTTAAAGTCGGTGACCAGATCGAAGTCTTTGAAGTTAAGGAGGTGGCGCGCGAGCTGTAA
- the rimP gene encoding ribosome maturation factor RimP yields MASIEERLTKMFAPAVDALGCELWGVEYLTGGKPKVLRVYIDKADGVQVEDCAKVSRQLSSLMDVEDPIAGEYTLEVSSPGMDRPLYTLEQFADYKGQVAAVKLRVPFDGRRKFKGILQGIEDQDVVILVDNEEYLLPIESIEKANIVPQF; encoded by the coding sequence ATGGCGTCTATAGAAGAGCGTTTGACAAAAATGTTTGCGCCGGCTGTGGATGCCCTTGGCTGTGAGCTTTGGGGCGTTGAATACTTGACCGGCGGCAAGCCTAAGGTGCTGCGGGTTTATATTGATAAAGCCGACGGCGTGCAGGTGGAAGACTGTGCAAAAGTGAGCCGTCAGCTGAGTAGTTTAATGGATGTGGAAGATCCGATTGCCGGCGAGTACACCTTGGAGGTGTCTTCTCCGGGTATGGATCGGCCGCTCTATACGCTGGAGCAATTTGCCGACTACAAGGGCCAGGTTGCTGCGGTGAAATTGCGTGTTCCGTTTGACGGGCGCCGCAAATTTAAAGGCATTTTGCAGGGCATCGAAGATCAGGATGTCGTGATACTGGTGGATAACGAAGAGTATCTGCTGCCCATTGAATCGATTGAAAAAGCGAACATAGTCCCCCAGTTCTAG
- the bioD gene encoding dethiobiotin synthase, producing MPAFFVTGTDTDVGKTRIAAALLYRARQRGMTTAAVKPVSAGCELTRDGLRNDDALRLQRECSPSLEYDAINPVAFQPPIAPHIAAQQLGHTVSMSELLNATEKTLAAAAEFALVEGAGGWRVPLNDDQTLADLAVSLGLPVVLVVGVRLGCINHAMLTCEAILRDGLPLAGWVANIVDPDVCSGAENISSLKARLPAPCLGVVPFCHATEPPDLADYLDLAPLLKRQ from the coding sequence ATGCCTGCATTTTTTGTCACAGGTACGGATACGGATGTGGGTAAGACCCGCATTGCTGCGGCACTTCTGTATCGCGCGCGTCAGCGTGGCATGACCACCGCTGCAGTCAAGCCAGTCTCGGCGGGTTGTGAGCTGACCCGTGATGGGCTGCGCAACGACGATGCCCTGCGCCTGCAGCGTGAGTGTTCTCCCTCGCTGGAGTACGACGCCATTAACCCTGTGGCTTTTCAGCCCCCGATTGCCCCTCATATTGCAGCCCAGCAGCTGGGGCACACGGTGTCGATGAGCGAGTTGTTAAACGCCACCGAGAAGACACTTGCGGCCGCCGCCGAGTTTGCTTTGGTAGAGGGGGCCGGCGGTTGGCGAGTACCGCTCAATGACGACCAAACCTTGGCCGATCTTGCCGTCAGTTTGGGGCTGCCCGTGGTATTAGTGGTGGGGGTGCGGCTCGGGTGTATTAACCACGCGATGCTCACCTGCGAGGCAATCCTGCGCGACGGTTTGCCGCTTGCGGGCTGGGTGGCGAACATTGTTGACCCAGATGTCTGCAGCGGTGCAGAGAACATCTCCAGTTTAAAAGCGCGATTACCCGCGCCCTGTCTGGGGGTGGTACCTTTTTGTCACGCTACCGAGCCCCCTGATCTCGCTGACTATTTGGATTTGGCTCCGTTATTGAAGCGGCAGTAA
- the nusA gene encoding transcription termination factor NusA: MNKEILLVADAVSNEKGVDKDVIFEAIESALAMATKKRFDEDSTIEVNIDRITGDYETYRSWEVVADDVLAELGTQLTTEEAAEVDPALQVGDIHREKIENVDFGRIAAQTAKQVIVQKVREAERAQMVDEYRDRVGELINGTVKKVTRDSIIVDLGNNAEALLPRDQLVGREIFRMGDRVRAYLQEVRSEARGPQLFLSRSCPEMLIELFKIEVPEIAEGIIEIKGAARDPGLRAKIAVNTNDGRIDPVGACVGMRGSRVQAVSNELGNERVDIVLWDDNPAQFVINAMSPAEIESIVVDEDAGSMDLAVGEENLAMAIGRGGQNVRLACELTQWAINVMSSAEWEEKQEAETGGYIQVFMNALDVDEDVAQVLVEEGFTSIEEVAYVPLDEIASIEGFDEDVAEELRARAKDALLTQALASEEQLEGAAPADDLLNMEGMDKELAVILASRGIVTMEDLAEQAIDELLDIEGVDEERAAALIMKAREPWFA, from the coding sequence ATGAACAAAGAAATTTTGCTGGTCGCCGATGCCGTTTCCAATGAAAAAGGCGTTGATAAGGATGTGATCTTTGAGGCGATTGAAAGTGCGTTGGCTATGGCCACCAAAAAACGCTTTGACGAAGATTCAACGATCGAAGTAAACATCGACCGGATTACTGGCGACTATGAAACTTATCGCAGTTGGGAAGTGGTAGCAGATGATGTCTTGGCAGAATTGGGCACTCAATTAACCACCGAAGAGGCCGCTGAAGTCGATCCGGCTTTGCAGGTGGGCGACATTCACCGCGAAAAAATTGAAAACGTTGATTTTGGTCGTATCGCTGCGCAAACCGCCAAGCAAGTTATTGTGCAAAAAGTTCGCGAAGCCGAGCGCGCGCAAATGGTGGACGAGTACCGCGATCGCGTGGGTGAGCTGATTAACGGCACCGTAAAAAAAGTCACCCGCGACAGTATTATTGTGGATTTGGGCAACAATGCCGAAGCATTGTTGCCGCGCGACCAGTTAGTGGGCCGCGAGATTTTCCGCATGGGCGATCGAGTGCGTGCGTACTTGCAAGAGGTGCGTTCTGAAGCGCGCGGCCCGCAGCTGTTTTTAAGCCGCTCTTGCCCTGAAATGCTGATCGAGCTGTTTAAAATTGAGGTGCCGGAAATTGCGGAAGGCATTATCGAAATTAAAGGTGCGGCCCGCGACCCGGGTCTGCGCGCAAAAATCGCCGTGAACACTAACGACGGTCGCATCGATCCTGTGGGGGCTTGCGTTGGTATGCGCGGTTCGCGCGTACAAGCCGTGTCAAACGAGCTGGGCAATGAGCGTGTCGATATTGTTCTGTGGGATGACAATCCCGCGCAATTTGTAATTAACGCCATGTCGCCTGCAGAGATTGAGTCTATTGTTGTGGACGAAGATGCGGGCTCTATGGATTTGGCTGTGGGCGAAGAGAACCTCGCCATGGCTATTGGCCGCGGCGGACAAAACGTACGTCTCGCATGCGAGCTGACTCAGTGGGCTATCAATGTGATGAGCTCCGCTGAATGGGAAGAAAAGCAGGAAGCGGAAACGGGCGGCTATATCCAAGTGTTTATGAACGCGCTGGATGTCGATGAAGACGTTGCCCAGGTGTTGGTGGAAGAGGGCTTTACCAGCATCGAAGAAGTGGCATATGTGCCTCTGGATGAAATCGCCTCCATTGAAGGCTTTGACGAAGATGTCGCCGAAGAGCTGCGCGCCCGTGCGAAAGACGCGCTGTTGACTCAGGCCTTGGCCTCTGAAGAGCAGCTGGAAGGCGCGGCCCCGGCCGACGATTTGTTGAATATGGAAGGTATGGATAAAGAGCTGGCGGTAATTTTGGCCAGCCGAGGCATCGTGACCATGGAAGATTTGGCCGAGCAGGCAATTGATGAGTTGTTGGATATCGAAGGTGTCGATGAAGAGCGCGCCGCTGCCCTGATTATGAAAGCCCGCGAGCCCTGGTTTGCCTGA
- the truB gene encoding tRNA pseudouridine(55) synthase TruB: MGRKRKGRAIDGVLLLDKPLGMSSNHALQRAKRLFFAAKAGHTGSLDPLATGVLPVCFGEATKFSQFLLDADKTYEATFVLGEKTSTGDAEGEVLEDIDASELSEAQVASAMTRFMGEIDQVPPMYSALKQNGQPLYKLARQGIEVEREARQVEILEYNLLAFRPGQRAELDVEVHCSKGTYIRSLAEDLGEALEVGGHVSALRRTFTGGFEIEQCITLDELSDERGEGRAETLDHHLLPVDTPVDHLPKITLPADSAHYFRLGNPVMDAQVYRTGEEGDMVRVFCESGQFLGVATLDEGRVAPKRLLASATSETN, from the coding sequence ATGGGGCGCAAGCGTAAAGGTCGCGCCATTGACGGTGTGCTGCTGTTGGATAAGCCACTGGGTATGAGCTCGAACCACGCCCTGCAGCGTGCCAAGCGTTTATTTTTTGCCGCTAAAGCCGGTCACACCGGCAGTCTCGATCCTCTGGCGACCGGGGTTTTACCCGTATGTTTTGGCGAGGCCACTAAATTCTCCCAGTTTTTGCTGGACGCCGACAAAACCTATGAAGCCACTTTTGTGCTGGGCGAGAAAACCTCTACCGGTGACGCTGAAGGGGAAGTGCTGGAAGACATTGATGCCTCCGAACTGAGCGAGGCCCAGGTCGCCAGCGCCATGACCAGATTTATGGGGGAAATCGACCAGGTGCCGCCTATGTATTCGGCGCTAAAGCAAAACGGCCAACCGCTCTATAAACTCGCCCGTCAGGGGATAGAGGTCGAGCGCGAGGCTCGTCAGGTTGAGATCCTGGAGTACAACCTATTGGCGTTTCGCCCAGGGCAGCGCGCCGAGCTGGATGTAGAGGTGCACTGTTCTAAAGGTACTTATATCCGCTCGTTGGCCGAAGACCTTGGCGAGGCGCTTGAGGTGGGCGGCCATGTCAGCGCTTTGCGCCGTACCTTTACCGGTGGTTTTGAGATTGAGCAGTGTATAACTCTGGATGAGCTCAGCGATGAACGCGGTGAGGGGCGGGCCGAAACCTTGGATCATCACTTGTTGCCGGTGGATACGCCGGTGGACCATCTGCCTAAAATCACACTTCCAGCGGATAGCGCCCACTATTTTCGCCTGGGTAATCCGGTTATGGACGCGCAGGTCTATCGCACGGGCGAAGAAGGTGATATGGTGCGTGTCTTTTGTGAAAGTGGCCAATTTTTAGGCGTTGCCACCCTCGACGAGGGCCGGGTGGCGCCCAAACGTCTGTTGGCGAGCGCCACATCCGAGACAAACTGA
- the rbfA gene encoding 30S ribosome-binding factor RbfA: MPREFARADRVADAIQRYLANMIQQEIRDPRVGMVNINSVTVSRDMAFAKVYITVVGGDEDEGRTSAEVLNKASGFLRSLLAKELDMRTVPKLNFHYDHTSVRGQELSSLIDRAVAADKAKSSDEDE, encoded by the coding sequence ATGCCCAGAGAATTTGCCCGCGCTGATCGGGTGGCCGATGCCATCCAACGCTATTTGGCGAATATGATTCAGCAGGAGATTCGCGACCCCCGGGTCGGTATGGTGAATATCAATAGTGTCACCGTTAGCCGGGACATGGCCTTCGCCAAGGTTTATATTACGGTGGTAGGCGGCGATGAAGACGAAGGTCGCACCAGCGCTGAAGTGCTTAACAAGGCCTCTGGTTTCTTGCGTTCACTATTAGCTAAAGAGCTGGATATGCGCACCGTGCCCAAGCTTAATTTCCACTACGACCACACCTCGGTGCGCGGCCAGGAGTTGTCGTCTCTGATCGATCGCGCCGTGGCGGCCGATAAGGCCAAGTCGAGCGACGAGGACGAATAA
- a CDS encoding putative metalloprotease CJM1_0395 family protein, with product MIANSLPSNYANAVAPYAPLGRQAVSEENTELKSTVFKALEEGAASARGENRRSPEDRPAEVEERERTRGQRGSAALDAESPQANKDAEREAEKSTAAQEQAEREQISELAARDREVRAHERAHAAVGGQYAGAPRYEYTRGPDGINYATAGEVSIDTSPIPNDPEATLEKAQQIQRAATAPAEPSAQDRRVAAQAAQLEIQAQAEIAAQARAERQAEAKAAEQSRSEREAGTADTDGSDVDAAQAERERDERAQQFAETSARNIDINRRLIEIGVIEPPLNTAPSVSWRA from the coding sequence ATGATCGCTAACTCGCTGCCTTCAAATTACGCCAATGCGGTTGCGCCCTATGCGCCGCTGGGGCGGCAGGCTGTGAGTGAGGAAAACACAGAGCTCAAAAGTACCGTCTTTAAAGCCCTGGAAGAGGGCGCAGCGTCGGCGCGCGGGGAAAATCGCCGCTCACCCGAGGATAGGCCCGCCGAGGTAGAGGAACGCGAGCGAACCCGCGGGCAGCGCGGCTCTGCAGCGCTAGATGCCGAGTCGCCTCAAGCTAATAAAGATGCCGAGCGCGAGGCTGAAAAAAGCACTGCTGCTCAGGAGCAAGCCGAGCGCGAGCAAATCAGTGAGCTTGCTGCGCGGGATCGCGAGGTGCGCGCTCACGAACGAGCCCATGCCGCCGTCGGGGGCCAGTATGCCGGGGCGCCGCGCTACGAATATACCCGTGGACCAGACGGCATTAATTACGCGACCGCTGGCGAGGTTAGTATCGATACCAGCCCCATTCCTAATGACCCTGAGGCTACTTTAGAAAAGGCGCAGCAAATCCAGCGTGCGGCGACGGCGCCTGCCGAGCCATCTGCGCAGGATCGTCGGGTTGCGGCCCAAGCTGCACAGCTGGAAATTCAGGCTCAGGCCGAGATAGCGGCTCAGGCGCGAGCAGAGCGACAAGCCGAGGCAAAGGCGGCTGAGCAGAGTCGCAGTGAGCGGGAGGCGGGGACGGCAGATACTGATGGCAGTGACGTCGATGCGGCGCAGGCCGAGCGAGAGCGCGATGAGCGGGCACAGCAGTTTGCTGAAACTAGCGCGCGCAATATCGATATTAATCGCAGGTTGATTGAAATAGGGGTTATAGAGCCACCTTTAAACACAGCTCCGTCGGTCAGTTGGCGCGCCTGA
- a CDS encoding DUF3094 family protein produces MPSKLTPEDQARVDRVLQQPGNRSERKPFKVWTLFACLLGLLTLMSGLSYWIAWQYGVV; encoded by the coding sequence ATGCCCAGCAAGCTGACCCCCGAAGACCAAGCCCGCGTTGACAGAGTCCTGCAGCAGCCAGGTAATCGCAGTGAGCGCAAACCTTTTAAGGTCTGGACGCTGTTCGCTTGCCTGCTTGGGCTGTTGACTCTCATGAGTGGCCTTAGCTATTGGATTGCCTGGCAATACGGCGTTGTATAA
- a CDS encoding flagellar basal body rod C-terminal domain-containing protein produces MDVGSIVNQSLIGLHSSRAEIVKSAEQINQVAAGDTSQSIVEPLVNMQQSQQVFDSSAKVLETASETIGTLLDIKA; encoded by the coding sequence ATGGATGTGGGATCTATCGTCAATCAAAGTCTGATCGGCTTGCACAGCTCCAGGGCGGAGATTGTGAAATCCGCCGAGCAGATCAATCAGGTGGCTGCTGGTGATACCTCGCAAAGTATCGTCGAGCCGCTGGTGAACATGCAGCAGAGCCAACAAGTTTTTGACAGCTCCGCCAAGGTGCTAGAGACCGCTAGTGAAACCATTGGCACCTTGTTGGATATAAAGGCTTAA